A portion of the Syntrophorhabdaceae bacterium genome contains these proteins:
- the recG gene encoding ATP-dependent DNA helicase RecG, translated as MLENENPRRLPVMSLKGVGPVIGKGMVKKGIQCVDDLFYFVPIRWLDRGTVKKIGELRAGEGACVLASVDSYRSMFFRHARKKGFEVIVTDDTGSLSLKWFQWSKGYLQRICQKGALLFLSGKVGKFGEALQIVHPEVTVLGEDEAPGRAPGVLPIYSQIDGVKQGFLRNIVSEAVNVLNSSPEGILPREMEERFDLMNFADAVRCVHRADGEDFTEEKGNRGVNRLILEEYLHFQITLMSRKRKVHRERGISFAANGPLYRRFLENLGFQLTGAQSRVMTEIISDMVRDIPMNRLLQGDVGSGKTVCAVACACVAIDNGFQAAFMAPTEILAEQHYLNVHRWFAELGVPVTLLKGGMGRERRGVLDAIRTGATPIVIGTHAMIQADVEFNKLGLVIIDEQHRFGVEQRKRLKDKSRRPDVLSMTATPIPRTLSMVVYGDLDVSVIDAMPGGRQKVVTKVLSDDQREKAHAMIREELGDGHGVFIVCPLVEESEQMGIRDATGMSSHFQDSVFPEYRVGLLHGRMSARDKEDVMDGFRHGEIDVLVCTTVIEVGIDVPRATMIVVENAERFGLSQLHQLRGRVGRGTLRSRCLLLASTQRTNLATKRLRIMEKTNDGFAIAEEDLRIRGVGDMLGVRQSGMPAFRIGDVVRDIDIMIEARKVAEDFTAGLREREMKKLLEHIGDRFEDTRDLSGIA; from the coding sequence ATGCTGGAAAATGAAAACCCGCGCCGTTTGCCTGTCATGTCCCTGAAGGGGGTGGGGCCGGTGATCGGGAAGGGAATGGTGAAGAAGGGGATACAGTGTGTCGATGACCTCTTTTACTTTGTCCCCATACGCTGGCTTGACAGGGGGACGGTGAAAAAGATCGGGGAACTCAGGGCCGGTGAGGGTGCCTGTGTCCTGGCCTCCGTCGATTCCTACCGGTCCATGTTCTTCAGGCATGCCCGCAAAAAGGGCTTCGAGGTGATCGTCACCGATGATACGGGCTCCCTTTCCCTGAAATGGTTCCAGTGGTCAAAGGGCTATCTTCAGAGGATCTGCCAGAAAGGGGCCTTGCTCTTTCTTTCGGGAAAGGTAGGGAAGTTCGGAGAGGCGTTGCAGATCGTCCATCCCGAGGTGACGGTCCTCGGCGAGGACGAAGCCCCGGGGAGGGCGCCGGGGGTCCTTCCCATCTATTCGCAGATCGACGGGGTAAAGCAGGGATTCCTGCGCAACATCGTCTCCGAGGCCGTGAACGTCCTTAATTCCTCACCTGAAGGTATTCTGCCGCGGGAGATGGAGGAGCGTTTTGACCTGATGAACTTTGCCGACGCGGTCAGGTGCGTCCATCGGGCCGATGGAGAGGATTTCACCGAAGAGAAGGGGAACAGGGGCGTCAACAGGCTTATCCTCGAAGAGTATCTCCATTTTCAGATAACCCTCATGTCGAGGAAAAGAAAGGTTCATAGGGAACGGGGGATATCCTTTGCGGCCAACGGCCCTCTCTACCGCAGGTTCCTTGAGAACCTGGGATTTCAGCTTACCGGGGCGCAATCGCGTGTCATGACGGAGATCATATCCGATATGGTTCGGGACATCCCCATGAACAGGCTCCTTCAGGGTGATGTGGGATCGGGAAAGACCGTGTGTGCTGTTGCCTGCGCCTGTGTGGCCATCGATAACGGGTTCCAGGCTGCCTTCATGGCGCCCACCGAGATCCTTGCCGAGCAGCATTATCTCAATGTCCACCGGTGGTTCGCAGAACTCGGCGTTCCCGTGACCCTGCTCAAGGGCGGCATGGGGCGCGAGCGGCGGGGCGTCCTGGACGCGATACGAACGGGCGCCACGCCCATCGTGATCGGCACCCATGCGATGATCCAGGCCGACGTGGAGTTCAACAAGCTGGGCCTGGTGATCATTGACGAGCAGCATCGCTTCGGCGTTGAACAGCGCAAAAGGCTCAAGGACAAGTCGCGCCGCCCCGATGTCCTGAGCATGACCGCGACCCCCATCCCCCGGACCCTTTCCATGGTTGTCTATGGAGACCTCGACGTTTCCGTTATCGATGCAATGCCCGGCGGGAGACAGAAGGTGGTGACGAAGGTGCTTTCCGACGATCAAAGGGAGAAGGCCCACGCCATGATAAGAGAAGAACTTGGGGACGGTCACGGGGTGTTCATCGTTTGTCCCCTTGTCGAGGAATCGGAGCAGATGGGGATCCGCGATGCAACAGGTATGTCCTCTCATTTTCAGGATTCGGTATTTCCTGAGTACAGAGTAGGGCTTCTTCATGGAAGGATGAGCGCCAGGGACAAGGAAGATGTGATGGATGGGTTCCGACATGGCGAGATCGATGTGCTTGTCTGCACGACCGTCATAGAGGTGGGTATTGACGTGCCCCGGGCGACCATGATAGTCGTGGAGAACGCCGAACGGTTCGGGCTGTCGCAGCTGCATCAACTCAGGGGCAGGGTGGGCAGGGGCACGCTCAGGTCCCGGTGCCTGCTTCTGGCATCGACGCAAAGGACGAATCTCGCCACGAAGAGACTCAGGATCATGGAGAAGACCAACGACGGTTTCGCCATCGCCGAGGAGGACTTGAGGATACGGGGTGTCGGGGACATGCTTGGCGTGAGGCAGTCCGGTATGCCTGCCTTCCGTATCGGGGATGTCGTCCGTGACATCGACATTATGATCGAGGCCCGGAAAGTTGCCGAGGACTTCACGGCGGGCCTGCGGGAGCGGGAGATGAAAAAACTGCTGGAACACATCGGAGACAGATTCGAGGATACGAGGGACCTTTCAGGCATCGCCTGA
- a CDS encoding macro domain-containing protein, which translates to MEILKEVTLHTVTLSVVRGDLTESDVDAVVNAANSYLQHGGGVAGAIVRKGGSIIQEESNRIGFVPVGGAVLTTAGSLRARHVIHAVGPMWGEGDEENKLKKAVRSVLGLAREKGFSSIALPAISAGIFGFPKKRCAEIIVGETADFLSDNSMPLPLKSISFCLMDPGIIDFFIGELAGLEGR; encoded by the coding sequence ATGGAGATATTGAAAGAGGTCACTTTGCACACGGTCACGTTGAGTGTTGTCAGGGGGGACCTCACCGAGAGCGACGTGGACGCCGTAGTCAATGCCGCCAATTCATACCTGCAGCATGGAGGAGGGGTGGCCGGCGCGATCGTCCGTAAGGGGGGATCCATTATCCAGGAAGAGAGCAACAGGATCGGCTTCGTCCCCGTCGGCGGCGCTGTATTGACAACGGCGGGCAGCCTCAGGGCGCGCCACGTGATCCATGCCGTCGGCCCTATGTGGGGCGAGGGAGACGAAGAGAACAAGCTAAAGAAGGCCGTGCGCAGCGTCCTTGGCCTCGCACGTGAAAAAGGGTTCTCGTCCATTGCCCTGCCAGCCATCAGCGCTGGTATATTCGGCTTCCCCAAAAAGCGCTGCGCCGAGATCATCGTCGGTGAAACCGCCGATTTTCTTTCCGACAATTCGATGCCCCTCCCCCTCAAGAGCATATCTTTCTGCCTTATGGATCCCGGTATCATCGATTTCTTTATCGGAGAGCTTGCCGGTCTGGAAGGGAGATAG
- the purF gene encoding amidophosphoribosyltransferase, whose protein sequence is MCGIFGVFNQRDAANLTYLGLHALQHRGQESAGISCTDGEIMRTHREMGLVSDIFNAPVLSQLPGRSAIGHVRYSTMGSSTIANAQPLMVEYSQGFLAMAHNGNLTNAKIVKDELQNYGSIFQSSSDTEVVIHLMALAHEDSTVERLISTLKRMEGSYSIVALTNKELIAVRDPYGFRPLCLGRLRGGYAVSSETCGFDLIGAKFIREIEPGELLLINSDGLTSFKPFKDTDHRHCIFEFIYFARPDSYMFGKTVYSVRKALGRQLARESAVDADMVIPIPDSGISAAIGYSQQTGVPFEMGLIRNHYVGRTFIEPKDSIRHFGVRLKLNALRDIVKGKRIVVIDDSIVRATTGRKIIKMLRQYGAKEIHFRVSSPATTHPCFYGIDTPSRSQLIAASHTPAEINEYMGSDSLHYLTIESMRKALGKGDYSYCDACFSGMYPSRFPWGMELEQMELFAKGEK, encoded by the coding sequence ATGTGCGGGATATTTGGCGTATTCAACCAGCGGGACGCTGCCAATCTTACCTATCTCGGTCTTCATGCCCTTCAGCACAGGGGACAGGAGAGCGCGGGCATATCCTGCACCGACGGAGAGATCATGAGGACCCATCGCGAGATGGGGCTCGTTTCGGACATATTTAATGCCCCCGTGCTGTCGCAGCTCCCCGGCAGGTCCGCCATCGGTCACGTCAGGTATTCCACCATGGGTTCGAGCACCATCGCCAACGCCCAGCCCCTCATGGTCGAATATTCGCAAGGTTTCCTGGCCATGGCCCACAACGGAAACCTGACCAACGCGAAGATCGTGAAGGATGAGCTTCAAAACTACGGCTCCATCTTCCAGTCCTCTTCCGATACGGAGGTGGTCATCCACCTCATGGCCCTCGCTCATGAGGATTCCACCGTGGAGCGTCTCATCAGCACATTGAAACGGATGGAGGGTTCCTATTCCATCGTTGCTCTCACCAATAAGGAGCTCATCGCCGTGCGGGACCCCTACGGCTTCAGGCCGCTGTGCCTCGGCAGGCTGAGGGGCGGCTATGCCGTGTCGAGCGAGACCTGCGGGTTCGACCTCATAGGCGCCAAATTTATCAGGGAGATCGAACCAGGAGAACTGCTTCTCATCAACAGCGACGGCCTCACGTCATTCAAGCCCTTTAAGGATACGGACCACAGGCATTGCATCTTCGAATTTATCTATTTCGCCCGGCCCGACAGCTACATGTTCGGCAAGACCGTCTACAGCGTGAGAAAGGCCCTCGGAAGACAATTGGCCCGGGAGAGCGCCGTCGACGCGGACATGGTCATCCCCATACCCGATTCCGGGATAAGCGCCGCCATCGGCTATTCCCAGCAGACCGGCGTCCCTTTCGAGATGGGACTCATCAGGAACCACTATGTGGGCCGCACATTTATAGAGCCGAAGGATTCTATACGCCATTTCGGAGTAAGGTTGAAATTGAACGCACTGCGTGATATCGTAAAAGGCAAACGAATCGTCGTTATCGACGACTCCATCGTCAGGGCGACCACAGGCAGGAAGATCATCAAGATGCTCAGACAATACGGCGCGAAGGAGATACATTTCAGGGTGAGTTCGCCTGCTACGACCCACCCCTGTTTTTACGGGATCGACACCCCTTCGCGGTCCCAGCTCATAGCCGCGTCGCATACACCCGCCGAGATCAACGAATACATGGGTTCGGACTCCCTCCATTACCTGACGATAGAGAGTATGCGCAAGGCCCTCGGAAAGGGCGATTATTCTTATTGCGACGCCTGTTTTTCCGGCATGTACCCATCCAGGTTCCCCTGGGGCATGGAACTCGAACAGATGGAACTGTTCGCCAAAGGAGAAAAATGA
- the pyrE gene encoding orotate phosphoribosyltransferase translates to MMTDDRSALLKILKTLSYEEGEFTLVSGKKSSFYIDAKETTLNPEGMYLVGKMMYGMTRQIPDVHAVGGVSIGGDPLVSSVVLAAYLEKDDLRGFLIRKEPKGHGTNQWIEGGKNLKKGMNVVILEDVVTTGGSSLKGIEAVEKGGYTVKGVVALLDRLDGGKEAIESKGYIFKSIFNLKDVRS, encoded by the coding sequence ATGATGACAGATGACCGCAGCGCACTCCTCAAGATCCTCAAGACCTTATCCTACGAGGAAGGGGAATTTACCCTTGTCAGCGGGAAAAAGAGCAGTTTTTACATAGATGCCAAGGAGACGACACTTAATCCGGAAGGCATGTACCTGGTGGGCAAGATGATGTACGGTATGACCCGGCAGATCCCCGATGTTCACGCGGTCGGCGGCGTCAGCATCGGCGGCGACCCTCTCGTGTCTTCCGTGGTGCTCGCAGCTTACCTGGAAAAGGACGATCTGAGGGGTTTCCTGATTCGGAAGGAACCCAAAGGCCATGGGACTAACCAGTGGATCGAAGGCGGGAAGAACCTGAAGAAGGGAATGAACGTGGTGATCCTCGAAGACGTGGTCACCACCGGCGGGTCCTCATTGAAAGGTATTGAGGCTGTTGAAAAGGGAGGGTATACAGTGAAAGGCGTCGTCGCGTTGCTCGATCGCCTTGATGGTGGCAAAGAGGCTATAGAATCCAAGGGTTACATATTTAAATCTATATTCAACCTTAAGGATGTCAGAAGTTAA
- the yihA gene encoding ribosome biogenesis GTP-binding protein YihA/YsxC — protein sequence MRIIDAKYVKSVSAPEDTEMGDIPEICFVGRSNVGKSSLINATVTQRVARTSSRPGATKMINIYKVLYESGGRRDWVVFSDFPGFGYARISREMARDWQKMVEGYLLGNDRIRRIIWLFDVRRDPDDLDRMLVEWFLSNSLPFTPVLTKVDKETQSNIAKKRRSFEAFVNGSKAHLFSARTGYGKKELLSHIDQVLQGDLESV from the coding sequence ATGAGGATAATCGACGCCAAGTATGTAAAAAGCGTATCTGCGCCTGAGGACACGGAGATGGGGGATATCCCCGAGATCTGCTTTGTCGGCAGGTCGAACGTGGGCAAATCGTCGCTCATCAACGCGACCGTTACCCAGCGCGTGGCAAGGACAAGTTCCCGGCCCGGCGCCACGAAGATGATCAACATCTATAAGGTCCTCTATGAATCGGGAGGAAGGCGGGATTGGGTGGTTTTTTCCGATTTTCCCGGGTTCGGCTATGCGAGGATCTCCCGGGAAATGGCACGGGACTGGCAGAAAATGGTCGAGGGTTATTTGCTGGGGAATGACCGCATCAGGCGCATAATCTGGCTATTTGATGTGAGGAGGGATCCTGACGACCTCGACAGGATGCTCGTGGAGTGGTTCCTTTCCAACAGCCTTCCCTTCACGCCCGTGCTGACGAAGGTCGACAAGGAGACCCAGAGCAATATTGCGAAGAAAAGACGTTCTTTCGAAGCCTTCGTCAACGGTTCCAAAGCCCACCTTTTTTCAGCCCGCACGGGCTACGGAAAGAAGGAGCTTCTCTCCCATATCGATCAGGTATTGCAGGGTGATTTGGAGTCAGTATGA